From Calonectris borealis chromosome 9, bCalBor7.hap1.2, whole genome shotgun sequence, one genomic window encodes:
- the HES1 gene encoding transcription factor HES-1, whose product MPADLMEKSSASPVAATPASVNATPDKPKTAAEHRKSSKPIMEKRRRARINESLGQLKTLILDALKKDSSRHSKLEKADILEMTVKHLRSLQRAQMTAALSTDPTVLGKYRAGFSECMNEVTRFLSTCEGVNTEVRTRLLGHLASCMTQINAMNYPAPPPPPPLPPAAAFGPPLVPPGSGAGPLPGMPCKPGADAAKVYGGFQLLPASDGQFAFLIPSTAFAPSGAVLPLYGGPPSAATAASPPGPPPGTADSVWRPW is encoded by the exons ATGCCGGCCGACCTGATGGAGAAGAGCAGCGCCTCGCCGGTGGCCGCCACCCCCGCCAGCGTCAACGCGACGCCCGACAAGCCCAAGACGGCGGCGGAGCACCGGAAG TCCTCCAAGCCCATCATGGAGAAGCGGCGGCGGGCGCGCATCAACGAGAGCCTGGGGCAGCTGAAGACGCTTATCCTGGACGCGCTGAAGAAGGAT AGCTCGCGGCACTCCAAGCTGGAGAAGGCCGACATCCTGGAGATGACCGTCAAGCACCTGCGGAGCCTTCAGCGAGCCCAGATGACCG CCGCGCTGAGCACAGACCCCACGGTGCTGGGCAAGTACCGTGCTGGCTTCAGCGAGTGCATGAATGAGGTGACGCGGTTCCTCTCCACCTGCGAGGGCGTCAACACCGAGGTGCGCACCCGGCTCCTGGGCCACCTGGCCAGCTGCATGACCCAGATCAACGCCATGAACTACCCTgcgccccccccaccgcccccgctGCCACCAGCCGCAGCCTTTGGGCCACCCCTGGTGCCGCCGGGCAGTGGTGCGGGGCCGCTCCCGGGCATGCCCTGCAAGCCGGGCGCCGACGCAGCCAAGGTGTACGgtggcttccagctgctgccGGCCTCCGATGGGCAATTTGCCTTCCTCATCCCCAGCACTGCCTTTGCTCCCAGTGGTGCTGTGCTGCCCCTGTACGGTGGTCCACCCTCAGCCGCCACTGCCGCCTCGCCGCCTGGCCCGCCACCCGGCACAGCTGATTCGGTCTGGAGACCCTGGTGA